Genomic DNA from Nostoc sp. ATCC 53789:
TCCACCGTTAGAGGCATCTGGATTAAAGTTACAAGAAAATTTGACATTGATAGAGCAAAGCTTAGAACGGATGGAAAAAAAAGTGCTTTAACCCCACCCTTAGTCAACCTAAAACACCTGATAGCTAAGGGTTTATCTGCGACTGCATCTTTATTTTCACCTGTGAGGGTTGCATATCAGTGGGTTGATAAAGCTAGTGATATTCTTAATAATAAAATAGGTCTTAATGCTGCTGGGGTCAAACAAAGTTATCAACAACTTTTAACAGAAATGTCCCAACAAAAACAGAAAGCTGGTACGCTAAACACTGCAATCGATAACTTTATAAAAACCACTCATAGCTACTGGTCTGGACTTTTTCATTGTTACGAAATTGAAGATTTTCCCAGAACTAATAATGACTTAGAACATGCTTTTGGTATGCTACGTCATCATCAACGTCGTTGTACCGGTCGTAAGGTTGCCCCCTCATCCCTTGTTATTCGTGGTTCTGTCAAACTTGCCTGTGCGATCGCTACTAAACTTCATTCTTTTACCGCATCTGATTTAGCACAAGTTGATATTCATACTTGGCTCGAATTACGCTCTCAACTGAAAAAACACCATAAAGCCAGAATTGGGAATAATTTTCTAGCAACACGCGAAAATTAACAATGCACGACGACTATTACTGTGTCGATTTAGCGCGATAGATAATCGCTATTTTGCTCCAAAACCGTCTAATTGGTGTAACAGTTTCATTTTGATTAGGTAAATCCATCTTCATATTCAGCCACAAGAGATAGGATATTTATCTAGTACATAAATACTATAAAAAGGACTAAAAATAAACCTGAGCCAATACTCAAAGATAAGGGACTGAACATATATGGCAATTGAAGAACTGCAAAAAAACGATATGATGGCGTATCTGCAAGAGTTCGCTTGATAGCAGGCAAAGATATTGGTCATTACGGTAGACTGGTGGAAAGCAATGGTGGCACGCCATTTCCTCAGTGAGCATGAGCTAATTGAGTATCTTCAGAAAGATAAAGACTTCAGTGAACAAGAAGCACGCGCTAAGTTAAGTCACCCCAGCATCCAGGCGGTTTTTGTCACCGACACTGTAACACCAAAAGAAACCGACTGGCAGCAATTAAAAATTGTCTCTGTTGCACCTTTAATTGCTACTGCTATTCAACGATTTAAAGCTGATGGTTCAATTAGTAACTTATTTTTAAACAAGAGGTATAAAAATATGCAAAGAATATTCCGTAATCGGGCTGAAGCGGGTAAACTATTAGCTGCCCAGTTAACAGAATATGCCAATCATCCAGATGTTTTAGTATTAGGGCTTCCCCGTGGTGGTGTGCCTGTAGCATTTGAAGTAGCAAAGGCACTTAATGCACCATTAGATGTGTGCTTAGTGAGGAAACTAGGTGTACCTGGACACAAAGAACTGGCAATGGGTGCTTTAGCAATGGGAGGAATACGTATAATTAATGAGAATGTCGTAGATTGGTTACGGATTTCCAAAGAAACTATTGATGAAGTAGCGGCAATAGAAATGCGGGAATTGGAGCGCCGCGATCGCACCTATCGCGATAATCTTCCACCACCAAAAGTCAAAAACCATACCATTATTCTTGTAGATGATGGGATTGCTACGGGCGCTACTATCCGAGCAGCGATCGCTACATTGAAAAAACAACAGCCCTGTGAACTTGTGGTAGCAGTTCCAGTTGCGGGTGTATCTACCTGTGAAGAACTACAAGCAGAAGTAGATAAGTTTGTATGTGTGATCGTGCCAGAGGATTTGTATGCCATTGGTATTTGGTATGAGGATTTTGAGCAAACAAGCGACGCAGAGGTACGTGAACTCTTGGCAACGCAAAAACTTTTGATAGTCAATGACTCATAAATGGAGATTGAGTTTATGGAATTAACATTAACACAGCACCCCCGCGAACATCTGGTGTCAGTGACAGCAGGTAAAGTTAACTTAGAGGGCAATTTGGTGATTCCAGAGGGTGCTACGGGCATAGTTTTATTTGCTCATGGCAGTGGTAGCAGCCGTCACAGCCCCCGTAATCGCTATGTTGCTGGAGTCTTACAACAAGCCGGACTCGCAACTTTATTAATTGACTTGCTGACTCTGGAAGAAGAAGAAATTGACCTGCGGACAAGACATTTACGCTTTGATATTGGTTTGTTGGCATCGCGGTTAGTTGGGGCTACAGATTGGCTGGTACATAACCTAGACACCCGACACCTAAAAGTCGGTTACTTTGGTGCTAGTACAGGAGCTGGTGCAGCCCTGATTGCCGCCGCAGAACGTCTAGAAGTTGTCCAGGCTATTGTCTTCCGTGGTGGACAACCGGATTTAGCTGGTTCAGTGTTAACTCATGTCAAAGCCCCAACATTGTTGATTGTTGGGGGTTACGATATGCCAGTGATCGCAATGAATGAGGATGTATTAGAACAGTTGCGATCGCTTTCAGTGGAGCGTGACCCATCGCTAAAACGGTTGGAGATTATTCCCGAAGCCACCCATTTATTTGAAGAACCAGGTACATTAGCAGCAGCAGCAGCACAACTGGCGAGTGAATGGTTTACGCATTACCTCAAGTAAAAGGGACTGGGGATTAGAGATTGGGTTTACAAAGGAAAAATGACGGAATGTTTTCCTAGTCCTCAATCCCAAAGCCATTGGCTGGGGCAGGTACGCTGACTCGATGGCGAAAATCTGGATTACCTTGCTTTTTCCGTGGTTTACTCATGGCTTTTTCAACACCTCTGTGTTGATTGACTTTTACCATTGATTTGTCCACTCTTGACAGCCATCTATTTTTCTTAACTTGACACCGATGAGAGGGGACCCACCTTCCCCTTTTCCCCAAAACCCGAGAAGTATTGGGACAGCTAGTTAAATACAAACATCTGTATAAGAGTGATCGGCAGCACCTGCTATACAATTACTGCTGTATGATTGGCAAGATTAGTAATTATCCCCCTAATGGACTATCAGTCCATCAACTGGGCATAGATTTATGAGTAGTTTGCTTTTATTATTAATAGGTTTTGGAATTTTTTTCTTGGCTTGGAAGACTCAAGATGAAATTAATCGCATTACGGCGATGTTTAGCGGGACAATTTCTCTAATTTGGGGATTAGCTCTAGCTCCATTGTCATTGCAATTGTTTATTGAGATTGTCTCGCTTCTAGCGGCTTTCTCTGTTTGTATGCGTTGTTTAGGTTGTGGCTCAAACCGCAATTGATTTTTCAATTGATAATTTTTTAATTCCCCAACTATTTTTTAAATTTTTAAAAATCATTTGAATTGCAGCTTGGCAAGTTTGTTCTAGAACGTTATCTGCCGATATTGGGTATTTGCCGGGGTTTACAAATTCTCATCGTCGCCTGTGGGGGTACTCTAATTCCTCACATTCCAGATGTTTACGGTACATCTGCATTACATCGTCTAGAGCCTGAACCTGGACGACGTTTACCGACAGAACATCTTGTCACCATAGATGTAGAAAGCCGTTTAGCTGACTGTTTACAGAATTTTCGCATATCTGTAGTTTCTTGGCATCATCAAGCGGTAGATAAAGTACCCCCTGCTTGGCGGGTTGTTGCTCATGCTTGGGATGATGGAGCCATTGAAGCTGTGGAGCATGAATACCATCCTTGGGCAATTGCTGTGCAATGGCATCCTGAGCTTTCAATTCTCGATCCCAATCATCAAAGAGTTTTTCTAGCTCTCGTTTAGGCTGCACATACAAGACGCTTCTGGGAGCTGGGATGAACGTAACCTCGCAACCGGGTCAGATCCAGGGTGATCTCCCCAATTATTTGGTGCTGAAAATTTTTTCTGCAATTGTAATTATCTCCCCTATTTCTCCCCTATTTATCTTTAAACTCAAATCACAAGAGCAGAGAACACTATCCAAAACAGGCGGACACTCTCTGTCGGATTAATAAGTTAACAAAAACAGAAT
This window encodes:
- a CDS encoding phosphoribosyltransferase, yielding MQRIFRNRAEAGKLLAAQLTEYANHPDVLVLGLPRGGVPVAFEVAKALNAPLDVCLVRKLGVPGHKELAMGALAMGGIRIINENVVDWLRISKETIDEVAAIEMRELERRDRTYRDNLPPPKVKNHTIILVDDGIATGATIRAAIATLKKQQPCELVVAVPVAGVSTCEELQAEVDKFVCVIVPEDLYAIGIWYEDFEQTSDAEVRELLATQKLLIVNDS
- a CDS encoding gamma-glutamyl-gamma-aminobutyrate hydrolase family protein (Members of this family of hydrolases with an active site Cys residue belong to MEROPS family C26.) — protein: MQLGKFVLERYLPILGICRGLQILIVACGGTLIPHIPDVYGTSALHRLEPEPGRRLPTEHLVTIDVESRLADCLQNFRISVVSWHHQAVDKVPPAWRVVAHAWDDGAIEAVEHEYHPWAIAVQWHPELSILDPNHQRVFLALV
- a CDS encoding dienelactone hydrolase family protein, which codes for MELTLTQHPREHLVSVTAGKVNLEGNLVIPEGATGIVLFAHGSGSSRHSPRNRYVAGVLQQAGLATLLIDLLTLEEEEIDLRTRHLRFDIGLLASRLVGATDWLVHNLDTRHLKVGYFGASTGAGAALIAAAERLEVVQAIVFRGGQPDLAGSVLTHVKAPTLLIVGGYDMPVIAMNEDVLEQLRSLSVERDPSLKRLEIIPEATHLFEEPGTLAAAAAQLASEWFTHYLK